A stretch of the Halomicroarcula saliterrae genome encodes the following:
- a CDS encoding Cdc6/Cdc18 family protein, whose translation MDSPFDEPGKIFADKKPFDEGYTPETILCREEEISRYSEALQDVVEGFGPNNVFIYGQTGNGKTVVTKKMMSFLREETAQHDIPLTILEVNCNKDDSIFNVLISLINQLRPGDDQIPEQGPTKGFLWSTLYEELDQLDGDVVVVLDEIDMLGADNDKLLYEFPRARKMGSLENTRVGVIGISNNHMFKDSLDPRVKSTLCEYEIFFSPYDANELTDILSHYAGLVFREGIIDEGVIELCAARAAQEQGDAREALDLLETAGNIARKQDEPQVTQEHVEEAGSRVEEQRVLTIVRDQLTSQMKLALLATTFLNLDEESSPRAKNIYDVYENICAVCGYEPRSKRRVNDFLDSIRLYGLLERDERNLGRAGGRSYIHTLEVSPELVFEGLKYDQEGAESMLERYDLVPDPEDADQARLTAYM comes from the coding sequence ATGGATTCCCCGTTCGACGAACCGGGCAAAATCTTCGCCGACAAGAAACCGTTCGACGAAGGGTATACTCCGGAAACGATTCTCTGTCGTGAAGAGGAGATCAGTCGCTACTCCGAAGCTCTGCAGGACGTTGTGGAGGGGTTCGGCCCCAACAACGTCTTCATATACGGTCAGACAGGGAACGGCAAGACCGTCGTCACAAAGAAGATGATGTCGTTCCTTCGGGAGGAGACTGCCCAGCACGATATCCCGCTCACGATTCTCGAAGTCAACTGCAACAAGGACGATAGTATCTTCAATGTCCTCATCTCACTGATCAACCAGCTCCGCCCCGGCGACGACCAGATCCCTGAACAGGGACCGACGAAGGGCTTCCTCTGGTCGACGCTGTACGAGGAACTGGACCAACTTGACGGTGATGTCGTCGTCGTGCTGGACGAGATCGATATGCTCGGCGCCGACAATGATAAACTGCTCTACGAGTTCCCCCGCGCTCGGAAGATGGGATCTCTCGAGAATACTCGCGTCGGCGTGATTGGTATCTCGAACAACCACATGTTCAAAGACTCGCTAGACCCGCGCGTCAAGAGCACCCTCTGTGAGTACGAAATCTTCTTTTCTCCGTACGATGCCAACGAATTGACCGACATTCTCTCTCACTACGCCGGACTGGTGTTCCGTGAGGGCATAATTGATGAGGGAGTTATCGAGCTCTGTGCAGCCCGAGCCGCCCAAGAACAGGGTGACGCTCGCGAAGCTCTTGACCTCTTAGAGACAGCTGGCAATATTGCTCGGAAACAAGACGAACCCCAGGTCACGCAGGAACACGTTGAGGAAGCCGGCAGTCGTGTGGAGGAACAGCGCGTCCTGACAATCGTTCGCGACCAGCTCACCTCGCAGATGAAACTCGCGTTGCTCGCGACGACCTTCCTCAATCTCGATGAGGAGTCCTCACCACGAGCGAAGAACATCTACGATGTGTATGAGAACATCTGTGCTGTCTGTGGCTACGAACCCCGGTCGAAACGTCGGGTCAACGATTTCCTCGACTCTATTCGTCTCTACGGCCTGCTCGAACGCGACGAGCGGAATCTCGGCCGAGCTGGGGGACGTTCGTACATTCACACGCTTGAAGTCTCTCCAGAGCTCGTTTTCGAGGGCCTGAAATACGATCAAGAAGGCGCTGAGTCGATGCTTGAGCGGTACGATCTCGTTCCTGATCCTGAGGATGCAGACCAAGCACGGTTGACTGCGTACATGTAA
- a CDS encoding toll/interleukin-1 receptor domain-containing protein, translated as MDSGTENTDGKDVFISYSHSDSKEIAKLLGQELSSMGVEVWLDDIKMSIGSSIRESIDDGLTQSEYGVVILSESYFEGTSEWELNGLVEKHTNEEDVILPLWHGVDHDYVYQQSPSLADLIAEEIDKKNVQTVAASIYQIVEDRGGDNDEWGGDIGGGQKTDFIDIDIRFQGRFDPEVGKEVTVESWRNHNAPNLTALEATEIRDEDREIDYTSSSKGTIMTVKRIDDEPLNGIISDIQEIRSGKTEFTIRVEESRLEELSDDRDDYKSGFVQ; from the coding sequence ATGGATTCAGGAACAGAAAATACAGACGGGAAGGATGTCTTCATTTCCTACTCACACTCCGATTCTAAGGAGATAGCAAAACTTCTAGGTCAAGAACTGAGCTCAATGGGAGTGGAGGTTTGGCTTGACGATATCAAAATGTCGATTGGAAGTAGTATCCGCGAGTCCATTGATGATGGCCTTACTCAATCTGAATATGGCGTCGTTATTCTCTCTGAGAGTTATTTTGAGGGTACTTCTGAATGGGAACTGAATGGTCTTGTTGAAAAGCACACGAATGAGGAGGATGTGATTCTCCCGCTCTGGCATGGAGTTGACCACGATTACGTTTATCAACAGAGCCCCAGTCTCGCTGACCTAATCGCGGAGGAAATCGACAAGAAAAACGTGCAGACCGTTGCTGCCTCAATCTATCAAATAGTAGAGGATAGAGGCGGAGACAATGATGAGTGGGGCGGAGACATAGGTGGCGGTCAAAAAACCGATTTCATAGATATAGACATCAGATTTCAGGGGCGGTTTGACCCCGAAGTCGGCAAAGAGGTCACCGTTGAATCGTGGCGCAATCATAATGCTCCTAATCTCACAGCACTCGAAGCGACAGAAATCCGGGACGAGGATAGAGAAATCGACTACACAAGCAGTTCAAAGGGCACAATAATGACGGTCAAGCGGATTGATGACGAGCCCCTCAACGGCATTATATCCGATATCCAAGAGATTCGCTCTGGGAAAACTGAGTTCACGATCCGGGTTGAGGAATCCCGATTAGAGGAACTTTCAGATGACCGTGACGACTACAAATCTGGTTTTGTCCAGTAA
- a CDS encoding MarR family transcriptional regulator has protein sequence MLRRIELEVLATVERGDTISDLATKLGHSESYLSRAVTDLVEKELVYTKRDGRRKRVIPSDSRAVEVYQDLVRQHSHIDFPELLTSKALVVLYYLDHPRTVSEIADRTDNYRNTVNRVLKRLRDRGLVGTDAGQYDFNGDFDRLHEFARELVHHLHRQYLQSAAPHGTILWEDHDEFLAQTESEIEAAHFHETGLARFAAFDLQFLLTRHRYYLYSEDVETVSPAELCCHTLLIDDDSRHRSYCLLLLSHVDVDEDALQEQAEKYGLEDEIDALLQYLETRGAVDTERLPEWDEFQKLAADYEVPLPS, from the coding sequence ATGCTCCGACGCATTGAACTCGAGGTCCTCGCTACCGTCGAACGTGGTGACACGATTTCCGACCTCGCAACGAAACTCGGCCACAGCGAAAGTTATCTCTCTCGTGCCGTGACAGACCTCGTCGAGAAGGAGCTCGTCTACACGAAGCGCGACGGCCGCCGAAAGCGAGTCATTCCCTCTGATAGCCGGGCCGTCGAAGTCTACCAAGACCTCGTCCGCCAGCATTCCCACATCGACTTCCCTGAGCTGTTGACCAGCAAGGCCCTCGTGGTACTGTATTACCTCGACCACCCCCGAACCGTCTCCGAGATCGCTGACCGAACCGACAACTACCGAAACACCGTCAATCGCGTCCTCAAGCGACTTCGCGACCGTGGCCTCGTCGGCACAGATGCTGGCCAATATGACTTCAACGGTGACTTCGACCGACTACACGAGTTCGCTCGCGAACTTGTTCACCATCTCCACCGACAGTATCTCCAGTCAGCCGCCCCGCATGGAACGATTCTTTGGGAGGATCACGACGAATTTCTCGCACAAACTGAGTCAGAAATCGAAGCCGCCCACTTCCACGAAACCGGGCTCGCACGGTTTGCGGCGTTCGACCTCCAGTTTCTGCTGACCCGCCACCGCTACTACCTCTACTCTGAGGACGTGGAGACAGTCTCGCCAGCGGAGCTTTGCTGTCACACGTTGTTAATCGACGACGACTCTCGCCACCGCTCATACTGTCTCCTGTTGCTCAGCCACGTTGACGTCGACGAGGATGCTCTCCAAGAGCAAGCGGAGAAGTACGGCCTCGAAGATGAAATCGACGCCCTGCTGCAGTACCTTGAGACGCGAGGCGCAGTCGATACGGAACGCCTCCCAGAGTGGGACGAGTTCCAGAAGCTAGCAGCTGACTACGAGGTGCCATTACCATCATGA